In Variovorax sp. OAS795, a single window of DNA contains:
- a CDS encoding alpha/beta hydrolase, with amino-acid sequence MHTEQGGEGPDLLLMLHGMGSTGAVWSPMCADAGARWKGRWLVPDLPGHGQSQRQDAYALGHYAASVACAALPHIHPEGRLAVVGHSLGGVIGLALASGWFGIAPHQVFAAGIKIEWSDEDLRRMAALASQPAKKFSTSEEAQDRYLKVSGLAGIADAGSAAAARGVVQDADGWRLAMDPRAHGVGKPPVAELLSVARCPVHLGRGGHDAMVTLAQIRALDPQARDLGPHGHNVMVEAPGQVWEWLASFP; translated from the coding sequence ATGCACACCGAACAAGGCGGCGAAGGCCCGGACCTGCTGCTCATGCTGCATGGCATGGGTTCGACCGGCGCGGTGTGGTCGCCGATGTGCGCCGACGCCGGCGCGCGATGGAAGGGCCGCTGGCTGGTTCCCGACCTGCCGGGCCACGGCCAGTCCCAGCGCCAGGACGCCTACGCCCTCGGTCACTATGCGGCCAGCGTCGCATGCGCCGCGCTGCCGCACATCCACCCCGAGGGCCGGCTCGCGGTGGTCGGCCACTCGCTCGGCGGTGTGATCGGCCTCGCACTGGCGAGCGGCTGGTTCGGCATCGCGCCGCACCAGGTCTTTGCCGCCGGCATCAAGATCGAATGGAGCGATGAGGACCTGCGCCGCATGGCGGCCCTTGCGTCCCAGCCGGCCAAGAAGTTTTCGACGTCCGAAGAAGCGCAGGACCGGTACCTCAAGGTCTCGGGCCTGGCGGGCATTGCCGATGCGGGGTCGGCCGCCGCCGCGCGCGGCGTCGTGCAGGACGCCGATGGCTGGCGCCTTGCCATGGACCCGCGCGCCCATGGCGTGGGCAAGCCGCCGGTCGCCGAATTGCTCTCGGTGGCGCGTTGCCCCGTGCACCTCGGCCGCGGCGGCCACGATGCGATGGTGACCCTGGCCCAGATCCGCGCGCTCGATCCCCAGGCGCGCGACCTGGGACCGCATGGGCACAACGTGATGGTCGAGGCGCCGGGGCAGGTCTGGGAGTGGCTGGCCTCGTTCCCCTGA
- a CDS encoding AraC family transcriptional regulator: MKSAGLKGTVSIELVHEAIHAAALRNMDLGRVLEAAKIDRDLLDAPRARVPAAAYSRMWVALADLMDDEFFGLDSHGLRRGSYALMTRAAVSSDNLEHAMRRILRFLHATLDDFQGELVRSADEARVILHDGGVLRRLFGYGTWFILVHGLACWLVHRRIPLREMQFRCPPPGDDSHYRTRFCENVKFNGETTHITFASELLDLKIAESPATVDHFLRAAPANLLVKYRNDASTHAQVRHRLRSQLPDGWPDLETLAQELSMSGTTLQRRLQQEGLSYQRVKDDLRRDIAIDLLSGASLTVAEVAARTGFQETSAFHRAFKKWTGVSPGAYRSSAPGAG, encoded by the coding sequence ATGAAGTCTGCAGGCCTGAAGGGCACGGTGTCGATCGAGCTGGTGCACGAGGCGATCCATGCCGCGGCGCTCAGGAACATGGACCTCGGCCGCGTGCTGGAGGCCGCGAAGATCGACCGCGACCTGCTCGACGCACCGCGCGCGCGGGTGCCGGCCGCCGCGTATTCGCGCATGTGGGTGGCACTGGCCGACCTGATGGACGACGAGTTCTTCGGCCTCGACAGCCATGGGCTGCGCCGCGGAAGCTATGCGCTCATGACGCGCGCGGCGGTGAGCTCGGACAACCTGGAGCACGCCATGCGGCGCATCCTGCGGTTCCTGCATGCCACGCTGGACGACTTCCAGGGAGAGCTGGTCCGCTCGGCGGACGAGGCGCGCGTGATCCTGCATGACGGCGGCGTGCTGCGCCGGCTGTTCGGCTACGGCACCTGGTTCATCCTTGTGCACGGGCTGGCGTGCTGGCTGGTGCACCGGCGCATTCCGCTGCGCGAGATGCAGTTCCGGTGCCCGCCTCCAGGGGACGACAGCCACTACCGCACGCGCTTCTGCGAGAACGTGAAGTTCAACGGCGAGACCACGCACATCACGTTCGCAAGCGAGCTGCTGGACCTGAAGATCGCGGAATCGCCCGCAACGGTCGACCACTTCCTGCGCGCAGCACCGGCCAACCTGCTGGTCAAGTACCGCAACGACGCCAGCACCCACGCACAGGTGCGCCACCGGCTGCGCAGCCAGCTGCCCGACGGATGGCCCGACCTGGAGACGCTCGCGCAGGAACTCTCTATGTCCGGCACCACGCTGCAGCGGCGCTTGCAGCAGGAGGGCCTGAGCTACCAGCGGGTGAAAGACGACCTGCGGCGCGACATCGCGATCGATCTCCTGTCGGGCGCGTCGTTGACGGTGGCCGAGGTTGCCGCGCGCACCGGCTTCCAGGAGACGAGCGCCTTTCATCGCGCGTTCAAGAAGTGGACGGGCGTCAGCCCGGGCGCCTACCGGTCTTCTGCGCCCGGGGCGGGGTAG
- a CDS encoding nitroreductase, with translation MNRMMAPPVHAQALRDAVDWAIATRRSVRAFLPEPVAREEIEAILSTARYSASGMNMQPWHVHVLTGPAKARLSAAIASLDDDPHRSADLEEPYDYYPREWRSPYLERRRKVGWDLYGLLGIAKGDKERMHAQHGRNYRFFDAPVGLFFTVDRALQEGSLLDYGMFLQSVMVAARGRQLHTCPQAAFLKFHRLIAEQLGMPADQMLVCGMSLGYADASSIENSLVTEREPVAAFTTFHDTAKETRP, from the coding sequence ATGAACCGAATGATGGCGCCGCCGGTGCATGCGCAAGCGCTGCGGGATGCGGTCGATTGGGCGATCGCCACCCGGCGCAGCGTGCGGGCTTTCCTGCCCGAGCCGGTGGCGCGCGAAGAGATCGAGGCGATTCTCTCGACGGCGCGCTACAGCGCTTCGGGCATGAACATGCAGCCCTGGCATGTGCATGTGCTCACCGGCCCTGCGAAGGCCCGTTTGTCCGCGGCGATTGCAAGTCTCGACGACGATCCCCACAGGTCGGCGGACCTGGAGGAGCCCTATGACTACTACCCGCGCGAATGGCGCTCCCCCTACCTGGAGCGGCGCCGCAAGGTGGGTTGGGACCTCTACGGCCTGCTCGGCATCGCCAAGGGCGACAAGGAGCGCATGCACGCGCAGCACGGGCGCAACTACCGGTTCTTCGATGCGCCGGTGGGCCTGTTCTTCACGGTCGACCGCGCGCTGCAGGAAGGAAGCCTGCTGGACTACGGCATGTTCCTGCAGAGCGTGATGGTCGCCGCGCGCGGCCGCCAACTTCACACCTGCCCGCAGGCCGCTTTCCTGAAGTTCCACCGCCTGATCGCCGAGCAGCTGGGCATGCCCGCGGACCAGATGCTCGTCTGCGGCATGAGCCTGGGCTATGCCGATGCCTCATCGATCGAGAACTCGCTCGTCACCGAACGCGAGCCGGTCGCCGCGTTCACGACATTCCACGACACCGCCAAGGAGACAAGACCATGA
- a CDS encoding AMP-binding protein: protein MSAQSYAQGLERCEANHVPLTPLGFLDRAALAHPNRPAVVHGELSRTWEQTRERCLRLASALVARGILPGDTVSVLAPNTPAMLESHFGVPLSGAVLNAINHRLDPEGIAFILRHGECKLLMVDREFSGTVAAALELLDRPPVVVDIEDHLAPPGERIGETDYESLLASGDPAFAGRWPDDEWQPIALNYTSGTTGDPKGVVASHRGTYLMSLLQITNWAMPRSPRYLWTLPMFHANGWCFTWAVTAAAGTHVCLRRVSAEAVMEAIDRHGIDHLCAAPVVMAMLADSARHTRLSRAVRVLTAGSPPPLSVLNAVLAMGFDVEHVFGITEVCGTPVSCVWQDGWDDLPQAEQGKLRVRQGVRAAMFEGLMVGDADTLAPVPADGTAAGELMLRGNTVMMGYFKNEAATRKALAGGWFRTGDVAVLHGNGYAQITDRSKDVIISGGENISSVEVEDVVHGHPAVLHAAVVAQPDEKWGEVPCVFIELRAGVPAPTEQEIVAFCRERLAHFKCPRRVVFSSLPKTATGKIQKFRLREQAGSREAIVQRPNHD, encoded by the coding sequence ATGAGCGCGCAATCCTATGCCCAGGGCCTCGAGCGCTGCGAGGCGAACCACGTGCCGCTGACGCCGCTCGGCTTTCTCGACCGCGCCGCGCTGGCGCATCCGAATCGCCCGGCCGTGGTGCATGGCGAACTCTCGCGCACCTGGGAGCAAACGCGGGAGCGTTGCCTTCGCCTGGCGTCGGCGCTGGTGGCCAGGGGCATCCTGCCGGGGGACACGGTGTCGGTGCTGGCCCCCAACACGCCGGCCATGCTGGAGTCGCACTTCGGCGTCCCGCTGTCCGGTGCCGTGCTCAACGCGATCAACCACCGCCTGGACCCGGAGGGGATCGCGTTCATCCTTCGTCACGGCGAATGCAAGCTGCTGATGGTGGACCGCGAGTTCTCCGGCACCGTTGCAGCCGCGCTGGAGCTTCTCGATCGACCGCCCGTAGTGGTCGACATCGAGGACCACCTGGCGCCGCCCGGCGAGCGCATCGGCGAGACCGACTACGAGTCGCTGCTGGCAAGCGGAGATCCGGCCTTTGCCGGCCGCTGGCCGGACGACGAATGGCAGCCGATCGCCCTGAACTACACCTCGGGCACGACAGGCGATCCGAAGGGCGTGGTCGCGAGCCACCGCGGCACCTACCTCATGAGCCTGCTGCAGATCACCAACTGGGCGATGCCGCGCAGCCCCAGGTACCTGTGGACGCTGCCCATGTTCCACGCCAACGGCTGGTGCTTCACCTGGGCCGTCACGGCGGCGGCAGGCACCCATGTGTGCCTGCGCCGCGTGTCCGCCGAAGCGGTGATGGAAGCCATCGACAGGCACGGGATCGATCATCTCTGCGCCGCGCCGGTGGTGATGGCCATGCTCGCGGATTCGGCGCGCCACACCCGCTTGTCACGTGCCGTTCGCGTGCTGACCGCGGGATCTCCTCCGCCCCTTTCCGTGCTGAATGCCGTGCTGGCCATGGGCTTCGACGTGGAGCATGTCTTCGGCATCACGGAGGTTTGCGGCACGCCGGTGAGCTGCGTCTGGCAGGACGGCTGGGACGACCTGCCGCAGGCCGAGCAAGGCAAGCTGCGGGTGCGCCAGGGCGTGCGGGCCGCGATGTTCGAAGGCCTCATGGTCGGCGATGCGGACACGCTGGCACCCGTGCCCGCCGACGGAACGGCCGCAGGCGAGCTCATGCTGCGCGGCAACACGGTGATGATGGGCTACTTCAAGAACGAGGCGGCCACGCGCAAGGCACTGGCCGGCGGCTGGTTCCGCACCGGCGACGTCGCGGTGCTTCATGGCAACGGCTACGCGCAGATCACGGACCGCTCGAAGGACGTGATCATTTCCGGGGGCGAGAACATCTCGTCCGTGGAAGTCGAGGATGTGGTGCACGGACATCCGGCGGTCCTGCATGCCGCCGTGGTGGCCCAGCCCGACGAGAAATGGGGCGAGGTGCCGTGCGTGTTCATCGAACTCAGGGCCGGTGTCCCTGCGCCCACCGAGCAGGAGATCGTCGCGTTCTGCCGCGAGCGGCTCGCCCACTTCAAGTGTCCGCGCCGCGTGGTGTTCAGCAGCCTGCCGAAGACGGCCACCGGCAAGATCCAGAAGTTCCGCCTGCGCGAGCAGGCCGGAAGCCGGGAAGCCATCGTCCAGCGCCCGAACCATGACTGA
- a CDS encoding tripartite tricarboxylate transporter permease produces the protein MEVLHNLAFGFSHALTWQNLMFCAIGCTVGTLVGLLPGLGPLATISLLLPLTYSIPTTGALIMLAGIYYGAQYGDSVSAITMKIPHASSIVACIDGYAMTLKGQTGLALFTAGFSSFIGGTVAILVLSFFAPMLGEVAFLFGPADYVAMMLVGFVCVSFVTTGSLLNGLAMCMIGVLLGTIGTDVNSGMARFTLDMPFLTDGVGIVSIALGCFGIAEITKNLDSREERSPFNGKINLIPTWAEFKRIIPSALRGSVVGSLLGILPGGGPTIAQFAAYALDKKVSKYKHEIGTGCIEGVAGQAAADEAAARTSFIPLMSIGIPENAVMALMLAAFIIKGIQPGPNMIGAHPELFWGLVASMWIGNVFLLVLNVPLVRYWLSVFKIPYSVLFPSILFFCCIGTYSVNNNLEDVFITSAFGFMGYMFMRLELDAAPLMLGFILGPMLEENFRRAMLLSRGSFGTFASRPISGTLLSMIGVFIVWQVVSFILQARKKAAIAPAPLALEPQE, from the coding sequence ATGGAAGTCCTTCACAACCTGGCGTTCGGTTTCTCGCACGCCCTGACCTGGCAGAACCTGATGTTCTGCGCCATCGGCTGCACGGTGGGAACGCTGGTCGGCCTGCTGCCTGGCCTCGGCCCGCTGGCGACCATCAGCCTGCTGCTGCCGCTGACCTATTCCATTCCGACGACCGGCGCGCTCATCATGCTGGCCGGCATCTACTACGGTGCGCAGTACGGCGACAGCGTGAGCGCCATCACCATGAAGATCCCGCATGCGAGCAGCATCGTGGCCTGCATCGACGGGTACGCGATGACGCTGAAAGGGCAGACGGGGCTCGCGCTCTTCACGGCCGGGTTCTCCAGTTTCATCGGCGGCACCGTCGCGATCCTGGTGCTGTCGTTCTTCGCGCCCATGCTGGGGGAGGTCGCCTTCCTCTTCGGCCCCGCGGACTACGTGGCCATGATGCTGGTGGGTTTCGTGTGCGTGAGCTTCGTCACCACCGGCAGCCTGCTGAACGGCCTGGCAATGTGCATGATCGGCGTGCTGCTCGGAACCATCGGCACCGACGTGAACAGCGGCATGGCGCGCTTCACGCTGGACATGCCGTTCCTGACCGACGGCGTCGGCATCGTGAGCATCGCGCTGGGCTGCTTCGGCATTGCCGAGATCACCAAGAACCTCGACTCCCGCGAGGAGCGTTCGCCGTTCAACGGCAAGATCAACCTCATTCCCACCTGGGCGGAGTTCAAGCGGATCATCCCCAGCGCGCTGCGCGGCAGCGTGGTCGGCTCGCTGCTGGGAATCCTGCCCGGCGGCGGTCCCACCATCGCACAGTTCGCGGCCTACGCGCTCGACAAGAAGGTCAGCAAGTACAAGCACGAGATCGGCACCGGCTGCATCGAGGGCGTGGCCGGCCAGGCCGCGGCCGACGAAGCCGCGGCGCGCACCAGCTTCATCCCGCTCATGAGCATCGGCATTCCCGAGAACGCCGTGATGGCGCTGATGCTCGCGGCCTTCATCATCAAGGGCATCCAGCCCGGGCCGAACATGATCGGCGCCCACCCCGAGCTGTTCTGGGGCCTGGTGGCAAGCATGTGGATCGGCAACGTGTTCCTCCTGGTGCTGAACGTGCCGCTGGTGCGCTACTGGCTCTCGGTGTTCAAGATCCCGTACAGCGTGCTGTTCCCGTCGATCCTGTTCTTCTGCTGCATCGGCACCTACAGCGTGAACAACAACCTCGAAGACGTCTTCATCACGTCCGCCTTCGGCTTCATGGGCTACATGTTCATGCGGCTCGAGCTGGACGCTGCGCCGCTCATGCTCGGCTTCATCCTGGGCCCGATGCTCGAAGAGAACTTCCGCCGCGCGATGCTGCTGAGCCGGGGAAGCTTCGGCACTTTCGCATCGCGCCCGATCAGTGGCACCCTGCTCAGCATGATCGGTGTCTTCATCGTGTGGCAGGTGGTCTCGTTCATTCTCCAGGCCCGCAAGAAGGCCGCCATTGCGCCCGCGCCGCTGGCGCTGGAACCGCAGGAGTAG
- the panD gene encoding aspartate 1-decarboxylase: MFRTLLKSKIHRVAVTDCELHYEGSCAIDEDLLDAANLSENEQVHIWNINNGERFVTYAIRGERGTGIISVNGSAARRASVGDLIIIAAFGLVPEDQVAGYKPRLVFVDGANRIKEERGHVPVQAASGEAALA, from the coding sequence ATGTTCCGCACCCTGCTCAAGTCGAAGATCCACCGCGTGGCCGTGACCGACTGCGAACTGCACTACGAAGGCTCCTGCGCCATCGACGAAGACCTGCTCGATGCCGCCAACCTCTCCGAGAACGAGCAGGTCCACATCTGGAACATCAACAACGGCGAGCGCTTCGTCACCTATGCGATCCGCGGAGAGCGCGGCACCGGCATCATCTCGGTCAACGGCTCGGCCGCGCGGCGCGCCTCGGTGGGCGACCTGATCATCATCGCGGCCTTCGGCCTGGTGCCCGAAGACCAGGTGGCGGGCTACAAGCCCAGGCTGGTGTTCGTGGACGGCGCGAACCGCATCAAGGAAGAGCGCGGCCACGTTCCGGTGCAGGCGGCGTCCGGCGAGGCCGCGCTGGCCTGA
- a CDS encoding YihY family inner membrane protein produces MFTLTRLTIDRARKERLPQVAGSLAFTTLLSIVPLLAASFALFTRFPVFARFKEALQEFLLNRLLPADIARTVLKYLNQFAANASGLTWVGSLLLLATAVAMLLTVENALNQMWKVRKNRPFFKRVGLYLLMLAIGPPVLGLSLWATSYLLGVSLGLIGALPPSFAFVLDLGPLVLGVAVLTCMFYLVPNARVRLRDAFAGGLIASVAFELGKRGFTSYLVKVPTYKALYGTFAALPMFLLWVYFSWLVTLVAALVAANLALTRRRPAARAARGPG; encoded by the coding sequence ATGTTCACCCTGACCCGACTGACGATCGACCGCGCCCGCAAGGAGCGGCTGCCCCAGGTCGCCGGAAGCCTGGCGTTCACGACCTTGCTGTCGATCGTGCCCTTGCTGGCCGCGAGCTTCGCGCTGTTCACGCGCTTTCCGGTCTTCGCGCGGTTCAAGGAAGCGCTGCAGGAGTTCCTGCTGAACCGGCTGCTTCCCGCGGACATCGCGCGCACGGTGCTGAAGTACCTGAACCAGTTCGCGGCCAATGCCAGCGGCCTGACCTGGGTCGGTTCGCTGCTCCTGCTGGCCACGGCGGTCGCGATGCTGCTGACGGTGGAGAACGCGCTCAACCAGATGTGGAAGGTCCGCAAGAACCGGCCGTTCTTCAAGCGGGTCGGCCTGTACCTGCTGATGCTGGCGATCGGGCCGCCGGTGCTGGGCCTGAGCCTGTGGGCGACCTCGTACCTGCTGGGCGTTTCGCTGGGGCTGATCGGCGCGCTGCCGCCGTCCTTCGCATTCGTGCTCGACCTCGGGCCGCTCGTGCTGGGGGTGGCGGTGCTCACGTGCATGTTCTACCTCGTGCCGAATGCCAGGGTGCGGCTGCGCGACGCGTTCGCGGGCGGCCTGATCGCCAGCGTGGCCTTCGAGCTCGGCAAGCGCGGCTTCACCAGCTACCTGGTCAAGGTGCCCACCTACAAGGCGCTGTACGGCACCTTCGCGGCGCTCCCGATGTTCTTGCTGTGGGTGTACTTCTCGTGGCTGGTCACGCTGGTCGCGGCCCTGGTGGCGGCCAACCTGGCGCTCACGCGCCGGCGTCCGGCGGCACGGGCCGCCCGGGGCCCGGGCTAG
- a CDS encoding RNA methyltransferase has protein sequence MRIHELKQRLRAAGAGPSHEQRILRLWSHALPRDSGRRLPGTFFPSSLLAALPSIEAELAGLARIHAVHPGADGSERLLVALSDGQTVESVLLPRDGLCVSSQVGCAVGCQFCMTGRDGLLRQMGSAEIIAQVALARARRPVRKVVFMGMGEPAHNLDNVIEAIELLGTVGNIGHKNLVFSTVGDLRAFEKLAQARVRPALALSLHTTRAQLRKKLLPRAPAMTPEELVAAGERYARATGYPIQYQWTLLEGVNDGHDEIDGIVELLSGKYGVLNMIPFNAVEGVGFSRPSWERCEQIARTLHQRGILTKLRQSAGQDIDGGCGQLRARAAEARVVPIRRA, from the coding sequence ATGCGAATCCATGAATTGAAACAGCGCCTTCGCGCTGCCGGCGCGGGCCCGAGCCACGAGCAGCGAATCCTGCGGCTGTGGTCCCATGCGCTTCCCCGTGACAGCGGCAGGCGCCTGCCGGGGACCTTCTTCCCGTCGTCACTGCTCGCGGCCCTGCCGTCCATCGAGGCCGAGTTGGCGGGGCTCGCGCGCATTCACGCGGTGCACCCCGGCGCCGACGGGTCCGAGCGGCTGCTCGTCGCGCTCTCGGACGGCCAGACCGTCGAGAGCGTGCTGCTGCCACGGGACGGCCTCTGCGTCTCATCGCAGGTCGGGTGCGCGGTCGGCTGCCAGTTCTGCATGACGGGGCGTGACGGCCTGCTGCGCCAGATGGGAAGCGCGGAAATCATCGCGCAGGTGGCCCTCGCTCGCGCGCGCCGTCCGGTGCGCAAGGTGGTGTTCATGGGCATGGGCGAGCCGGCGCACAACCTGGACAACGTGATCGAGGCCATCGAGCTGCTGGGCACGGTGGGCAACATCGGCCACAAGAACCTGGTGTTCTCCACCGTCGGCGATTTGCGTGCGTTCGAGAAGCTGGCCCAGGCGCGCGTGAGGCCCGCGCTGGCGCTCTCGCTGCACACCACCAGGGCACAGTTGCGCAAGAAGCTTCTGCCGCGCGCACCGGCCATGACGCCCGAAGAACTGGTGGCCGCAGGGGAGCGCTATGCGCGCGCCACCGGCTACCCGATCCAGTACCAGTGGACGCTGCTCGAAGGCGTCAACGACGGGCACGACGAGATCGACGGCATCGTCGAACTGCTCTCGGGCAAGTACGGCGTGTTGAACATGATCCCGTTCAATGCCGTGGAGGGCGTGGGCTTCAGCCGCCCCTCGTGGGAGCGCTGCGAGCAGATCGCCCGCACGCTGCACCAGCGCGGCATCCTGACCAAGCTGCGCCAGTCGGCCGGCCAGGACATCGATGGCGGATGCGGCCAGCTGCGGGCGCGCGCAGCCGAGGCGCGGGTGGTGCCGATCCGAAGGGCCTGA
- a CDS encoding tripartite tricarboxylate transporter substrate binding protein — translation MDRRELVTAMAGACLAGALPAFAATPYPSRQVRVVVPFTAGGGTDVVARAIAAGMSESMGQTFYVDNRPGASTVIGSEFVAKSPPDGYTLLVASVPHATNPSMMKNLPFDTLKAFAPVSLAVQSPFIMVASSTSGIQSMDEALAQAKAKRLSFASTGSGTADHLSMELLALQSNVAMTHVPYKGTGPALADVLGGHVDLMFANVVAAGPLVKSGKLRALATSTAKRSASLPDVRTVSEISGKPFDVSAWAGVLAPAGTDPAVVERLSAEIRKALQTSATREALVVNGADPVGGTPAQFQAFIAREMQTWRGIIAKAGITPG, via the coding sequence ATGGATCGTCGAGAACTCGTCACCGCGATGGCGGGAGCCTGCCTCGCAGGCGCCTTGCCGGCCTTCGCGGCCACGCCCTACCCCAGCCGGCAGGTGCGGGTGGTGGTGCCCTTCACGGCCGGCGGCGGCACCGACGTGGTCGCCAGGGCAATCGCGGCGGGCATGTCGGAGTCGATGGGCCAGACCTTCTATGTCGACAACCGGCCCGGCGCCAGCACGGTGATCGGCTCCGAGTTCGTGGCCAAGTCGCCACCCGACGGCTACACGCTGCTGGTGGCGAGCGTGCCGCATGCCACCAATCCCTCGATGATGAAAAACCTGCCGTTCGATACGCTCAAGGCCTTTGCGCCGGTGAGCCTGGCGGTGCAGTCGCCGTTCATCATGGTCGCCTCGTCCACGTCCGGCATCCAGTCGATGGACGAAGCGCTCGCGCAGGCCAAGGCGAAGCGGCTGTCGTTCGCGTCCACCGGCAGCGGCACGGCCGACCACCTGTCGATGGAGCTTCTCGCGCTGCAGTCGAACGTCGCGATGACGCACGTGCCCTACAAGGGCACCGGCCCGGCGCTGGCAGACGTGCTGGGCGGCCACGTCGACCTGATGTTCGCCAACGTGGTCGCGGCGGGGCCGCTGGTCAAGTCCGGCAAGCTGCGCGCCCTTGCCACGTCGACGGCGAAGCGCAGTGCCTCGCTGCCCGACGTGCGCACGGTCAGCGAGATCAGCGGCAAGCCCTTCGACGTGAGCGCGTGGGCCGGCGTGCTGGCGCCTGCAGGCACCGACCCAGCGGTGGTCGAGCGGCTGAGCGCTGAAATCCGCAAGGCCTTGCAGACCAGTGCGACGCGCGAGGCGCTGGTGGTCAACGGGGCCGACCCGGTGGGCGGCACGCCGGCGCAGTTCCAGGCCTTCATCGCGCGCGAGATGCAGACCTGGCGCGGGATCATCGCCAAGGCCGGCATCACCCCGGGCTGA
- a CDS encoding MaoC family dehydratase has translation MTEIEPAGCAPIAPGYRFVRTHAFSEEQVSRFAMAAGDENPLHHDAQFARGTRFGGLIASGTHTTSLLLGLTATHFASRGSVLGTSFSVDLLRPVLATETVVMEWQVTSIAAHSRGGCILELQGAMRGTDDRTRVHAHGTVLFTPDA, from the coding sequence ATGACTGAGATCGAACCGGCGGGCTGCGCGCCCATTGCGCCCGGATACCGCTTCGTGCGGACCCACGCATTCAGCGAGGAACAGGTGAGCCGCTTCGCGATGGCCGCGGGCGACGAGAACCCGCTGCACCACGATGCACAGTTCGCGCGCGGCACGCGCTTCGGCGGATTGATCGCAAGCGGCACCCACACCACATCCCTCCTGCTGGGGCTCACGGCCACGCATTTCGCCAGCAGGGGGAGCGTGCTGGGCACCAGCTTTTCGGTCGACCTGCTGCGCCCGGTGCTCGCGACCGAGACAGTCGTCATGGAATGGCAGGTGACCTCGATCGCGGCGCACTCGAGGGGCGGCTGCATCCTCGAACTGCAGGGCGCGATGAGAGGCACGGACGACCGCACCCGGGTCCACGCGCACGGCACGGTGCTTTTCACGCCCGACGCCTGA
- a CDS encoding dodecin, whose product MSNHVYKSLELTGSSPVSIEEAVQTAIAKAHETVRNIQWFTVTETRGHVTDGKVAHWQVTLKIGFTLE is encoded by the coding sequence ATGTCGAACCACGTTTACAAGTCGCTCGAACTCACCGGCTCGTCGCCCGTCAGCATCGAGGAAGCGGTCCAGACCGCCATCGCCAAGGCGCACGAGACGGTCCGCAACATCCAGTGGTTCACCGTCACCGAGACGCGCGGCCATGTGACCGACGGCAAGGTCGCGCACTGGCAGGTCACGCTGAAGATCGGTTTCACGCTCGAATAG
- a CDS encoding YciI family protein, translating into MPFVIIALDRPGAQALRTALKPAHLDYLIAAQHKMLAGGALLGDEGRAIGGLIVLDTEDRQAAETFAREDPFNSGGLFASVQVMPWRKSFFDGLRTG; encoded by the coding sequence ATGCCCTTCGTGATCATCGCGCTCGACAGGCCCGGCGCACAGGCGCTGCGCACCGCATTGAAGCCGGCCCACCTGGACTACCTGATTGCCGCCCAACACAAGATGCTGGCCGGCGGCGCCTTGCTCGGCGACGAGGGCCGGGCCATCGGCGGCCTCATCGTGCTCGATACGGAAGACCGGCAGGCGGCCGAGACCTTCGCCCGCGAAGACCCGTTCAACAGCGGCGGGCTGTTCGCCTCGGTCCAGGTCATGCCCTGGCGCAAGAGCTTCTTCGATGGGCTGCGAACCGGATAG